The Flavobacterium sp. 20NA77.7 genome includes the window TATTTACCGAATTATTTTATTTAGTAATACTGGCAGTAATTTTTAATCACTCAAGTTTAATATGGGGTTTTACGATTTATTTTGTAATATGGCATAGTGTGCCCTCTATGATTCATCAAATACAGTATTTATATGGTAGTTTTACTATGTTTAATTTTATTATGTATTGTAAAAGCGCCTTGATTTATTGGTTAATTGCTTTAATCGGTTTGTTTGTTTTTTATTATCTTTTCAAAGATTTAAAAATGTTTAATACGTTGTTTTTCTCTTTTTTATCGGTAGTGACCTTTCCACATGTATTTGTAATTATAAATATGTTTAACTCAATAAAAAAACCGAGCTAATTGCTTAACTCGGTTTTTTATTTTTAGTTGTTCTGAATTATTTTACTTCTTCAAAGTCAACGTCTTGTGTAGCGTCTCCATTTGTGTCAGCAGTAGGCTCGCCTTGTGCGGCACCTTGTTCTTCAGCTTGTGCTTTATAAAGTTCTTCTGAAGCGTTTTTCCACGCCTCATTAATTTGATCTAAAGCAGGTTGAATTGTAGCAATATCTTTTGCTTCATATGCTTTTTTCAATTCTTCTAAAGCCGAAATAATAGCGGTTTTATTTCCTTCAGAAAGTTTATCACCAAATTCGGTTAATTGTTTTTCTGTTTGGAAAATCATACTGTCCGCTTCATTTAATTTGCCAGCTTTTTCCATCGCTGCTTTATCTGCTTCTGCATTCATTTCAGCTTCTTTCTTCATTTTTTCAATTTCTTCTGGTGTTAATCCAGATGAAGCCTCAATTCTAATATCGTGAGATTTTCCAGTTCCTTTATCTGTAGCTGATACTTTAATGATACCATTAGCATCTATATCAAAAGTTACTTCAATTTGAGGAACACCTCTTTGTGCTGGTGGAATACCATCTAAGTGAAAACGACCGATAGTTTTATTATCATTAGCCATTGGACGCTCACCTTGTAGTACATGAATCTCAACAGATGGTTGGTTGTCTGCAGCAGTAGAGAATACTTGCGATTTTTTTGTTGGGATAGTTGTGTTGGATTCAATTAATTTTGTCATTACACCACCCATTGTTTCAATACCTAGCGAAAGAGGTGTTACGTCTAATAATAACACGTCTTTTACATCTCCTGTAAGAACACCACCTTGAATGGCAGCGCCAATAGCCACGACTTCGTCTGGATTAACTCCTTTTGAAGGTTTTTTGCCAAAGAATTTTTCTACTTCTTCTTGAATTACAGGAATACGTGTAGAACCTCCAACTAAGATTACCTCATCAATATCAGAAGTTGCTAATCCAGCGTCTTTTAAGGCTTTTGCCACAGGATCCATAGAACGTTTTACCAACTCATGGGCCAATTGTTCAAATTTAGCACGCGTTAAAGTTTGAACTAAGTGTTTTGGACCTGATGCAGTAGCTGTAACGTATGGTAAGTTAA containing:
- the dnaK gene encoding molecular chaperone DnaK; this translates as MSKIIGIDLGTTNSCVAVMEGGEPVVIANAEGKRTTPSVIAFVEGGEIKVGDPAKRQAVTNPTKTIASIKRFMGNKYSESAKEASTVAYKVVKGDNDTPRVDIDGRLYTPQELSAMTLQKMKKTAEDYLGTTVTQAVITVPAYFNDAQRQATKEAGQIAGLEVMRIINEPTAAALAYGLDKGGKDQKIAVYDLGGGTFDISILELGDGVFEVLSTNGDTHLGGDDFDQVIIDWLANEFNSAEGVDLRKDPMALQRLKEAAEKAKIELSSSAQTEINLPYVTATASGPKHLVQTLTRAKFEQLAHELVKRSMDPVAKALKDAGLATSDIDEVILVGGSTRIPVIQEEVEKFFGKKPSKGVNPDEVVAIGAAIQGGVLTGDVKDVLLLDVTPLSLGIETMGGVMTKLIESNTTIPTKKSQVFSTAADNQPSVEIHVLQGERPMANDNKTIGRFHLDGIPPAQRGVPQIEVTFDIDANGIIKVSATDKGTGKSHDIRIEASSGLTPEEIEKMKKEAEMNAEADKAAMEKAGKLNEADSMIFQTEKQLTEFGDKLSEGNKTAIISALEELKKAYEAKDIATIQPALDQINEAWKNASEELYKAQAEEQGAAQGEPTADTNGDATQDVDFEEVK